One part of the Eucalyptus grandis isolate ANBG69807.140 chromosome 10, ASM1654582v1, whole genome shotgun sequence genome encodes these proteins:
- the LOC108955533 gene encoding lysosomal Pro-X carboxypeptidase-like, producing MGKSWPMSPNPDEGPQSWPIVNKGLQVIAQIWGEGHQHGQPGQGPSLARLGHCHRSTGVANFWLGPTCAATKKNLDGYYIPKLSVFHPTFIQDPTWAVQTSISSKDFRTFFYNQTLDHFNYRPESYTTFKQRYIINSKYWGGANASAPIFAFLGDEEPIDSGTTGAGFMTDNAAEFKALLVYIHRFYGESIPYGWTLDKALKDANTRGYFSSAQALADYAEILLYLKQKLNAKHSPIIVSGGSYGGMLAAWLRLKYPHVALGALASSAPILAFPDIMPRDTFYSGVAKDFLFSCHQTIRRSWEEIDRVASEPHGLAKLSKTFKTCGCMDDGIGIIHQIVF from the exons ATGGGGAAGAGTTGGCCGATGTCGCCGAACCCTGATGAAGGTCCACAATCTTGGCCAATCGTCAACAAGGGCTTGCAAGTCATTGCTCAGATTTGGGGCGAGGGTCACCAGCATGGGcagccgggccaagggccgtcgTTGGCTAGGCTAGGCCATTGCCACCGGTCGACCGGGGTCGCCAACTTTTGGCTAGGGCCTA CTTGTGCTGCTACCAAGAAGAACTTAGATGGTTACTATATTCCGAAGCTGAGCGTATTCCACCCAACGTTTATTCAAGATCCTACATGGGCGGTTCAAACTTCCATCTCGTCAAAAGACTTCCGAACTTTCTTTTACAATCAAACCCTCGATCATTTTAATTACAGGCCGGAAAGTTACACCACtttcaaacaaagatatattatCAATTCCAAATACTGGGGTGGCGCAAATGCAAGTGCCCCGATCTTCGCTTTTCTCGGTGATGAAGAACCCATTGACAGCGGCACGACCGGTGCTGGGTTCATGACGGATAACGCGGCTGAGTTTAAAGCGCTTTTGGTCTATATA CATCGTTTTTATGGTGAATCAATTCCATATGGGTGGACACTCGATAAAGCACTAAAAGACGCTAATACTCGCGGATATTTCAGCTCGGCGCAAGCACTTGCCGATTACGCGGAAATCCTTTTatatttgaaacagaaattgaatgCCAAACATTCTCCGATAATTGTCAGTGGAGGATCATACGGGGGAA TGCTAGCTGCATGGCTTCGATTGAAGTACCCTCATGTGGCGCTCGGAGCATTGGCATCATCTGCTCCAATTCTCGCCTTTCCGGACATCATGCCTCGGGATACATTCTATTCAGGAGTTGCAAAAGATTTTTTG TTTTCTTGCCACCAAACCATTAGAAGATCCTGGGAGGAAATTGATAGAGTCGCTTCTGAGCCTCATGGTCTCGCAAAATTGAGCAAAACTTTCAAAACTTGCGGGTGCATGGATGATGGAATTGGGATCATACATCAAATTGTATTTTAG
- the LOC104423342 gene encoding LOW QUALITY PROTEIN: lysosomal Pro-X carboxypeptidase (The sequence of the model RefSeq protein was modified relative to this genomic sequence to represent the inferred CDS: inserted 1 base in 1 codon) — MSSSLYSILIILMLFSVCAATKKNLDGYYIPKLSVFHPTFIQDPTWAVQTSISSKDFQTFFYNQTLDHFNYRPESYTTFKQRYIINSKYWGGANASAPIFAFLGDELPIDSATTNVGFMTDNAAEFKALLVYIEHRFYGESIPYGWTLDKALKDANTRGYFSSAQALADYAEILLYLKQKLNAKHSPIIVSGGSYGGMLAAWLRLKYPHVALGALASSAPILAFPDIMPQDTFYSGVAKDFLEASFSCHQTIRRSWEEIDRVASEPHGLAKLSKTFKTCRPLESSSQLKEYLKSVYAVSAQYNDPFRRPVEVICNAINGASPRNDTLRKIFAGLAASDRNSTCYINPPPTPPYQIDLGWHWQTCTEIAALWSITNNTMFQPAPSGLDKFVTRCKRDFIIAPRQHWVSTYYGGQDIELVLHRFASNIIFSNGLQDPFSYGGILKSISNSVVAVYTAKGSHCLDIMPATKXDPKWLVNQRKTEVEIIRKWIATYHADLRAFGNY, encoded by the exons ATGTCTTCGTCACTTTATAGCATTTTGATCATTCTAATGCTTTTCTCAGTTTGTGCTGCTACCAAGAAGAACTTAGATGGTTACTATATTCCGAAGCTGAGCGTATTCCACCCAACGTTTATTCAAGATCCTACATGGGCGGTTCAAACTTCCATCTCGTCAAAAGACTTCCAGACTTTCTTTTACAACCAAACCCTCGATCATTTTAATTACAGGCCGGAAAGTTACACTACtttcaaacaaagatatattatCAATTCCAAATACTGGGGTGGCGCAAATGCAAGTGCCCCGATCTTCGCTTTTCTCGGTGATGAACTACCCATTGACAGCGCCACGACCAATGTTGGGTTCATGACGGATAACGCGGCTGAGTTTAAAGCGCTTTTGGTATATATAGAG CATCGTTTTTATGGTGAATCAATTCCATATGGTTGGACACTCGATAAAGCACTAAAAGACGCTAATACTCGCGGATATTTCAGCTCGGCGCAAGCACTTGCCGATTACGCGGAAATCCTTTTatatttgaaacagaaattgaatgCCAAACATTCTCCGATAATTGTCAGTGGAGGATCATACGGGGGAA TGCTAGCTGCATGGCTTCGATTGAAGTACCCTCATGTGGCGCTCGGAGCATTGGCATCATCTGCTCCAATTCTCGCCTTTCCCGACATCATGCCTCAGGATACATTCTATTCAGGAGTTGCAAAAGATTTTTTG GAAGCTAGTTTTTCTTGCCACCAAACCATTAGAAGATCCTGGGAGGAAATTGATAGAGTCGCTTCTGAGCCTCATGGTCTCGCAAAATTGAGCAAAACTTTCAAAACTTGCAG aCCACTGGAAAGTTCTTCACAGCTCAAGGAGTACTTAAAATCAGTCTATGCAGTGTCTGCCCAGTACAATGATCCATTCAGACGTCCAGTGGAAGTGATATGCAATGCCATTAATGGAGCTTCTCCCAGAAATGACACTCTCAGGAAGATTTTCGCAGGCCTAGCGGCTTCCGACCGAAATTCGACCTGTTACATCAACCCACCTCCTACACCTCCATATCAAATTGACTTGGGTTGGCATTGGCAG ACATGTACCGAGATTGCAGCCCTTTGGAGCATCACCAACAATACTATGTTTCAACCAGCTCCCTCTGGCCTAGATAAATTTGTGACTCGCTGCAAGAGAGACTTCATCATCGCACCTCGGCAACACTGGGTCTCTACTTATTACGGTGGTCAA GACATAGAACTTGTTTTGCACAGGTTCGCTAGTAATATTATTTTCTCCAATGGGCTTCAAGATCCTTTTAGCTATGGAGG GATTTTGAAGAGTATTTCAAATTCTGTCGTTGCGGTCTACACAGCTAAAG GTTCTCATTGTTTGGACATAATGCCAGCTACAA AAGATCCTAAATGGTTGGTCAATCAGCGGAAAACCGAGGTTGAGATTATAAGAAAATGGATAGCCACATATCATGCGGATCTTCGTGCTTTTGGAAATTACTAG